In Dryobates pubescens isolate bDryPub1 chromosome 15, bDryPub1.pri, whole genome shotgun sequence, the following proteins share a genomic window:
- the SMDT1 gene encoding essential MCU regulator, mitochondrial, giving the protein MAAAGGRLLAAAAAYSGRAAWGASLRSPAVPFVPSRTATVTRSGAILPKPVKTPFGLLRVFSVVIPFLYVGTQISKNFAALLEEHDIFVPEDDDDDD; this is encoded by the exons atgGCAGCGGCAGGCGGGCGGCTGCTGGCGGCGGCCGCGGCTTATTCGGGGCGGGCGGCTTGGGGCGCGTCGCTCCGCTCCCCGGCCGTGCCTTTTGTGCCCTCCCGGACCGCCACCGTCACCCGCAGCGGTGCCATTTTGCCCAAGCCGGTTAAG ACGCCCTTTGGCCTCCTCAGAGTGTTCAGCGTGGTGATCCCTTTCCTGTATGTCGGGACTCAGATAAGCAAGAACTTCGCAGCCCTGCTTGAAGAACATGATATCTTTGTCCCAGAGGATGACGACGACGATGATTAA
- the PHETA2 gene encoding sesquipedalian-2, whose product MKLNERSVSHYATCDSPADHAGFLRKRVERHHHHAHHHTTSYQRCWFVLKGNLLFYFEERESREPVGLVVLEGCTVELCEAAEEFAFAIRFDDAGARAYVLVADGQAAMEAWVKALSRASFDYMRLVVRELEKQLEEACKSLAACRKSPQRSSSSGRKRHLSNPALLSLQEKPAVLENGCSLWGSSSGGTPGGAACPDRDGGYTKPPPLPPRRRSTAGSTSGSPKAGISPAMPESPVSPETACFSKLHSWYGQEITVLRREWQERQKRGHP is encoded by the coding sequence ATGAAGCTGAACGAGCGGAGCGTGTCCCACTACGCCACCTGTGACTCGCCCGCTGACCACGCTGGCTTCCTTCGCAAGCGGGTGGAGCGgcaccaccaccatgcccaccaccacaccacctccTACCAGCGCTGCTGGTTTGTCCTCAAGGGCAATCTCCTCTTCTACTTTGAGGAGCGGGAGAGCCGGGAGCCCGtggggctggtggtgctggagggctgcacCGTGGAGCTGTGTGAGGCCGCCGAGGAGTTCGCCTTCGCCATCCGCTTTGACGATGCTGGTGCCAGGGCTTATGTGCTGGTGGCTGATGGGCAGGCTGCCATGGAGGCTTGGGTGAAGGCACTGTCACGAGCCAGCTTCGACTATATGCGGCTGGTGGTGAGGGAGCTCgagaagcagctggaagaggcctGCAAGAGCTTGGCTGCTTGCCGTAAGTCTCCGCAGAGgtcctcctcctctggcaggaaGAGGCACCTCTCCAACCCTGCCTTGCTGTCTCTCCAGGAGAAACCTGCTGTCCTGGAGAATGGCTGCTCCCTGTGGGGTAGTAGTAGTGGTGGcacccctgggggtgctgcctgccccgaTCGTGATGGGGGATACACGAagcccccacccctgcctccaCGCCGGCGCTCGACCGCTGGCAGCACCTCAGGGTCTCCCAAAGCTGGCATCTCACCAGCCATGCCAGAGAGCCCAGTATCACCTGAGACAGCCTGCTTCTCCAAGCTGCACAGCTGGTACGGGCAGGAGATCACGGTGCTGAGACGGGAgtggcaggagaggcagaagagaGGACACCCGTGA
- the NAGA gene encoding alpha-N-acetylgalactosaminidase has protein sequence MGCAVRSELALALALTLALPSVALDNGLALTPPMGWMSWERFRCNVNCQQDPHNCISEKLFFEMADRLAEDGWRDLGYKYINLDDCWSAKHRDTAGRLVPDPERFPSGIKALADYVHARGLKLGIYGDLGTLTCGGYPGTTLDYVQLDAQTFAEWGVDMLKLDGCYSSAEEQAEGYPEMAKALNATGRPIVYSCSWPAYQGGLPPQVNYTILAEICNLWRNYDDIEDSWSSVLSILDWFSANQDVLQPVAGPGHWNDPDMLIIGNFGLSYEQSRSQMALWTVMAAPLLMSNDLRTISPSAKEILQNPLMIRINQDPLGVQGRRIVKEKSHIEVFLRPLSQAASALVFFSRRTDMPYFYTTSLAKLQFPKDATYEVQDVYSGKIISGLKTGDNFTVIINPSGVVMWYLYPTAHPVQPWHIAGQQAPGKDLSPVLL, from the exons ATGGGGTGTGCGGTGCGGAGCGAGTTGGCGTTGGCCCTGGCCTTGACCCTGGCCTTGCCCTCCGTGGCCCTGGACAATGGGCTGGCCCTCACGCCCCCCATGGGCTGGATGTCCTGGGAGAGGTTTCGCTGCAACGTGAACTGCCAGCAGGACCCCCACAACTGCATCAG TGAGAAGCTCTTCTTCGAGATGGCAGATCGCCTGGCAGAGGATGGCTGGAGGGACCTGGGCTACAAGTACATCAACCTTGACGACTGCTGGTCTGCCAAGCACCGAGACACAGCAGGACGGCTGGTTCCTGACCCTGAGAGGTTTCCCAGCGGGATTAAGGCTCTGGCTGACTAT GTTCATGCCCGGGGCCTGAAGCTGGGCATTTATGGTGACCTGGGCACCCTCACCTGCGGGGGATACCCAGGCACCACACTGGACTATGTGCAGCTGGATGCCCAGACCTTTGCGGAGTGGGGTGTGGACATGCTGAAGCTGGATGGGTGTTACTcgtcagcagaggagcaggcagagg GCTACCCAGAAATGGCGAAGGCCTTGAATGCTACAGGCCGCCCCATTGTCTACTCGTGCAGCTGGCCAGCATATCAGGGGGGGCTTCCACCCCAG gtGAACTACACCATCCTGGCAGAGATCTGCAATCTGTGGCGTAACTATGACGACATTGAGGACTCCTGGAGCAGTGTGCTTTCCATCCTGGACTGGTTCTCTGCAAACCAGGACGTGCTGCAGCCTGTAGCTGGAcctggccactggaatgaccCAGACATG ctCATCATTGGAAACTTTGGCCTTAGCTATGAGCAGTCTCGCTCCCAGATGGCTTTGTGGACAGTGATGGCAGCCCCACTTCTGATGTCCAACGATCTCCGCACCATCTCCCCCAGCGCCAAGGAGATCCTGCAGAACCCTCTGATGATCCGGATCAACCAGGACCCCCTGGGAGTCCAAGGGCGCAGGATTGTCAAG gaGAAATCACACATCGAGGTGTTCCTGCGCCCGCTGTCGCAGGCCGCCAGTGCCCTCGTCTTCTTCAGCAGAAGGACAGATATGCCTTACTTCTACACCACCAGCCTGGCCAAGCTCCAGTTCCCCAAGGATGCCACATACGAG GTACAAGATGTGTACAGTGGGAAGATCATCAGTGGCTTGAAGACAGGAGACAATTTCACAGTCATTATTAACCCCTCGGGGGTGGTGATGTGGTATCTCTATCCCACGGCACATCCAGTGCAGCCCTGGCACATTGCTGGACAGCAAGCCCCTGGCAAGGACCTCAGCCCAGTCCTCCTGTGA
- the WBP2NL gene encoding postacrosomal sheath WW domain-binding protein, whose product MALNRNHSHEGGVVIPNAESVLKQCKDVELSFSDVTGKPEAFKGTKKGMLYLTPYRMIFVSKGKDPMLSFMMPFYLVKGCSIEQPVFAANYIKGQIQAEAGGGWEGQGTFKLTFNSGGAIEFGQLMFKAASNASSGVPLQNPGYGYTPVPGGYAPAPPAPGGYSPAPGGYAASPPPNGPYPYTPPPMNAYGPAPQPMGYPYAQTPGIYPPLPNMNPMYVPPPPPYSGPSPAGSSAPSAPPAWVTPGMPGGSKAMEAASSAYYNPANPHNVYMPMDQPPPYAPPEDKKNN is encoded by the exons ATGGCGCTGAACAGGAACCACTCGCATGAGGGCGGCGTCGTCATTCCCAATGCCGAGAG TGTTCTCAAACAGTGTAAAGATGTGGAGCTCTCCTTCAGCGACGTGACAGGCAAGCCTGAAGCTTTCAAAGGCACCAAGAAGGGGATGCTGTATCTCACCCCTTACAGG ATGATCTTTGTGTCGAAGGGCAAGGATCCGATGCTGTCCTTCATGATGCCGTTTTACTTGGTGAAAGGGTGCTCGATCGAGCAGCCTGTTTTCGCTGCCAATTACATCAAAGGACAAATtcaggctgaggcaggag GTggctgggaagggcaggggaCATTTAAACTGACTTTTAACAGTGGAGGAGCCATTGAATTTGGACAGCTGATGTTCAAAGCTGCCTCTAATG CTTCCAGTGGTGTTCCTCTCCAGAACCCTGGCTATGGCTACACACCTGTGCCTGGAGGCTATGCACCTGCCCCACCTGCTCCTGGGGGCTACTCACCTGCTCCAGGGGGCTATGCTGCTTCTCCACCACCAAATGGACCATACCCTTACACACCACCTCCAATGAATGCCTATGGACCTGCTCCACAGCCCATGGGATATCCCTATGCCCAGACTCCAG GTATTTACCCACCACTTCCAAACATGAACCCCATGTATGTGCCACCTCCTCCCCCTTACTCTGGGCCATCTCCTGCAGGATCCTCAGCCCcatcagctcccccagcctgggtgaCCCCAGGGATGCCAG GGGGCAGTAAGGCCATGGAAGCTGCTTCCAGTGCATATTACAACCCTGCCAACCCACACAACGTGTACATGCCCATG GATCAGCCACCTCCTTATGCACCTCCTGAGGATAAGAAGAATAACTAA